The following coding sequences lie in one Paramisgurnus dabryanus chromosome 16, PD_genome_1.1, whole genome shotgun sequence genomic window:
- the emx3 gene encoding empty spiracles homeobox 3 → MFQHNKKCFTIESLVGKDSNSSSAAADEPIRPTALRFSESIHPSPFGSCFQNSGRTLYSSSPEMMFTDPTSHTANSGLSLRHLQIPTQPFFSPHQRDTLNFYPWVLRNRYLGHRFQGEDSSPENLLLHGPFSRKPKRIRTAFSPSQLLRLEHAFEKNHYVVGAERKQLANGLCLTETQVKVWFQNRRTKHKRQKLEEESPDPQQKRKGTQHVNRWRVATQQGSPEDIDVISED, encoded by the exons ATGTTTCAGCATAATAAGAAGTGCTTCACCATTGAATCTCTCGTGGGCAAAGACTCCAATTCCTCAAGTGCAGCCGCGGATGAGCCCATCAGACCCACGGCTCTGAGATTTTCtgaatccatccatccatctccaTTTGGGAGCTGCTTCCAGAACTCAGGCAGAACATTGTACAGCAGCAGCCCAGAGATGATGTTCACAGATCCGACTTCTCATACAGCAAACTCAGGCCTGTCCCTGCGACATCTTCAGATTCCCACACAGCCCTTCTTCAGTCCTCATCAGAGAGACACCTTGAACTTCTACCCATGGGTACTGCGGAACAGATATCTCGGACACCGATTCCAGG GTGAGGACAGTAGCCCAGAAAATCTGCTCCTACACGGACCCTTCTCTCGCAAGCCTAAGCGCATCAGGACGGCCTTCTCTCCATCGCAGCTGCTACGGCTGGAGCACGCCTTCGAGAAGAATCATTACGTGGTGGGCGCCGAGAGGAAACAGTTGGCCAACGGGCTGTGTCTGACAGAAACACAG GTGAAGGTCTGGTTCCAGAACAGAAGGACCAAGCACAAGAGACAGAAGCTGGAGGAAGAGTCACCAGACCCTCAGCAGAAGAGGAAAGGCACTCAGCATGTGAACCGCTGGAGGGTAGCCACTCAACAGGGCAGCCCTGAGGACATAGATGTCATTTCAGAAGACTGA
- the b4galt7 gene encoding beta-1,4-galactosyltransferase 7 isoform X1, with protein sequence MMYSSRRKPVLYFKDDRRSESSRVHLHGDVHFLSRKCTVWRLFGLCMVFVLGSLLWVQLTCSGDMSQTAGYSHLPHQPCPVERQASSVDDSSWGPHKMALIIPFRERFEELLIFVPYMHAFLNKKKIRHRIFIINQVDHFRFNRASLINVGYMESGNDTDYIAMHDVDLLPQNEDLDYGFPEEGPFHVASPELHPLYHYKTYVGGILLLTKRHYQMCNGMSNRFWGWGREDDEFFRRLKTAELQLFRPKGITTGTKTFKHIHDPGWRKRDQKRIAAQKQEQFKIDPEGGLTNLHYKVESRQELTISGAPCTVISTSLQCDLDETPWCQFS encoded by the exons ATGATGTACTCTTCACGCAGAAAACCAGTGCTGTATTTTAAAGATGACAGAAG AAGTGAAAGTTCAAGGGTGCATCTTCATGGAGATGTTCA TTTTTTGTCGAGGAAATGCACCGTCTGGAGGCTCTTCGGGCTCTGCATGGTGTTTGTTTTAGGGTCTCTTCTATGGGTGCAGTTGACTTGTTCTGGAGACATGAGTCAAACTGCTGGGTACAGCCATCTCCCTCACCAGCCCTGTCCTGTAGAGAGACAAGCCTCCTCTGTTGATGACTCTTCCTGGGGCCCTCACAAAATGGCCCTCATCATTCCATTTAGAGAACGCTTTGAAGAGCTGCTGATATTTGTGCCATACATGCATGCTTTTCtcaataaaaagaaaataaggcacagaatatttattataaaccaAGTGGATCACTTCCG atttaatcGAGCTTCACTTATCAACGTTGGCTACATGGAGAGTGGCAATGACACAGACTACATTGCGATGCATGATGTGGACTTATTGCCTCAAAATGAGGATCTAGATTATGGATTTCCAGAGGAAGGACCTTTTCATGTGGCCTCCCCAGAGCTTCATCCTTTATACCATTACAAGACTTACGTGGGTGGGATCTTGTTGCTCACCAAGAGACATTATCAGATG TGCAATGGAATGTCAAATCGCTTCTGGGGATGGGGAAGAGAAGATGATGAATTTTTCAGAAGACTAAAAACAGCTGAACTTCAG CTTTTTAGGCCAAAGGGAATAACTACAGGaactaaaacatttaaacacatcCATGATCCGGGCTGGAGGAAGAGAGATCAGAAGAGAATTGCCGCACAAAAACAG GAACAGTTCAAGATCGACCCAGAGGGTGGCCTAACTAATCTCCACTACAAGGTGGAGTCCAGACAGGAATTGACCATCAGTGGAGCTCCATGTACTGTCATCAGCACCTCACTCCAGTGTGATCTTGATGAGACTCCATGGTGCCAGTTCAGCTAA
- the b4galt7 gene encoding beta-1,4-galactosyltransferase 7 isoform X2 translates to MMYSSRRKPVLYFKDDRSFLSRKCTVWRLFGLCMVFVLGSLLWVQLTCSGDMSQTAGYSHLPHQPCPVERQASSVDDSSWGPHKMALIIPFRERFEELLIFVPYMHAFLNKKKIRHRIFIINQVDHFRFNRASLINVGYMESGNDTDYIAMHDVDLLPQNEDLDYGFPEEGPFHVASPELHPLYHYKTYVGGILLLTKRHYQMCNGMSNRFWGWGREDDEFFRRLKTAELQLFRPKGITTGTKTFKHIHDPGWRKRDQKRIAAQKQEQFKIDPEGGLTNLHYKVESRQELTISGAPCTVISTSLQCDLDETPWCQFS, encoded by the exons ATGATGTACTCTTCACGCAGAAAACCAGTGCTGTATTTTAAAGATGACAGAAG TTTTTTGTCGAGGAAATGCACCGTCTGGAGGCTCTTCGGGCTCTGCATGGTGTTTGTTTTAGGGTCTCTTCTATGGGTGCAGTTGACTTGTTCTGGAGACATGAGTCAAACTGCTGGGTACAGCCATCTCCCTCACCAGCCCTGTCCTGTAGAGAGACAAGCCTCCTCTGTTGATGACTCTTCCTGGGGCCCTCACAAAATGGCCCTCATCATTCCATTTAGAGAACGCTTTGAAGAGCTGCTGATATTTGTGCCATACATGCATGCTTTTCtcaataaaaagaaaataaggcacagaatatttattataaaccaAGTGGATCACTTCCG atttaatcGAGCTTCACTTATCAACGTTGGCTACATGGAGAGTGGCAATGACACAGACTACATTGCGATGCATGATGTGGACTTATTGCCTCAAAATGAGGATCTAGATTATGGATTTCCAGAGGAAGGACCTTTTCATGTGGCCTCCCCAGAGCTTCATCCTTTATACCATTACAAGACTTACGTGGGTGGGATCTTGTTGCTCACCAAGAGACATTATCAGATG TGCAATGGAATGTCAAATCGCTTCTGGGGATGGGGAAGAGAAGATGATGAATTTTTCAGAAGACTAAAAACAGCTGAACTTCAG CTTTTTAGGCCAAAGGGAATAACTACAGGaactaaaacatttaaacacatcCATGATCCGGGCTGGAGGAAGAGAGATCAGAAGAGAATTGCCGCACAAAAACAG GAACAGTTCAAGATCGACCCAGAGGGTGGCCTAACTAATCTCCACTACAAGGTGGAGTCCAGACAGGAATTGACCATCAGTGGAGCTCCATGTACTGTCATCAGCACCTCACTCCAGTGTGATCTTGATGAGACTCCATGGTGCCAGTTCAGCTAA
- the LOC135753683 gene encoding transmembrane emp24 domain-containing protein 9-like — protein sequence MVAIRMQFTLYLVLLLNVYNSFVSALYFHIGETEKKCFIEEIPDETMIIGNYRTQLYDKQKDEYLPATQGLGMFVEVKDPDEKVILSRQYGSEGRFTFTSHTPGEHQICLHSNSSKFALFAGGMLRVHLDIQVGEHTNNYAEIAAKDKLTELQLRVRQLMEQVDQIQKEQNYQRYREERFRQTSESTNQRVLWWSIVQTLILVAIGFWQMRHLKSFFEAKKLV from the exons ATGGTGGCAATCAGGATGCAGTTTACACTTTATTTGGTGTTGCTTTTAAACGTTTACAACAGCTTTGTGTCTGCATTGTACTTTCATATCGGAGAGACGGAGAAGAAATGTTTCATAGAAGAAATACCGGACGAAACCATGATCATAG GAAACTACCGTACACAGCTGTATGACAAACAGAAAGATGAGTATTTGCCTGCAACTCAGGGACTGGGGATGTTCGTGGAAGTGAAAGATCCCGATGAGAAG GTGATCCTGTCCCGCCAGTATGGATCCGAGGGAAGGTTCACATTCACCTCCCACACACCTGGAGAGCATCAGATCTGCTTGCATTCAAATTCCTCCAAATTTGCTCTGTTTGCCGGTGGAATGCTT CGTGTTCACCTGGATATCCAAGTTGGTGAGCATACAAACAACTATGCAGAAATTGCTGCCAAAGACAAGCTCACGGAGTTACAGCTACGAGTGCGCCAGCTGATGGAGCAGGTGGATCAGATTCAAAAAGAGCAGAACTATCAAAGG TATCGTGAGGAACGCTTCAGACAAACCAGTGAGAGCACCAATCAGAGGGTTCTGTGGTGGTCCATTGTCCAGACACTCATCCTGGTCGCTATTGGATTTTGGCAAATGAGACATCTCAAGAGCTTCTTTGAGGCCAAGAAATTAGTATAG
- the LOC135748312 gene encoding transmembrane emp24 domain-containing protein 9-like, producing MFVEVKDPDEKVILSRQYGSEGRITFTSHTPGEHQICLHSNSCKFALFADRMLRVHLDIKVGEHTNNYAEIAAKDKLTEMQLRVIQLMEQVDQIRKEQNYQRYCEERFRQTNESTNLRILWWSIFQALILVAFGFLQTRHLNDWKKCTDIGDVHLPTGYYFGPCATTGDLSDKADDPMGNFRNTLLTGWKVFPVFELCQSLWGGSLTKPPHHYRVAVISQGKI from the exons ATGTTCGTGGAAGTGAAAGATCCTGATGAGAAG GTGATCCTGTCCCGCCAGTATGGATCAGAGGGCAGGATCACATTCACCTCCCACACACCTGGAGAGCATCAGATCTGCTTGCATTCAAATTCCTGCAAATTTGCTCTGTTTGCCGATAGAATGCTT CGTGTTCACCTGGATATCAAAGTTGGTGAGCATACAAACAACTATGCAGAAATTGCTGCCAAAGACAAGCTCACGGAGATGCAGCTACGAGTGATCCAGCTGATGGAGCAGGTGGATCAGATTCGGAAAGAGCAGAACTATCAAAGG TATTGTGAGGAACGCTTCAGACAAACCAATGAGAGCACCAATCTGAGGATTTTGTGGTGGTCCATTTTCCAGGCACTCATCCTGGTGGCTTTTGGATTTTTGCAAACGAGACATCTCAATGATTGGAAAAAGTGTACTGATATCGGAGATGTCCACCTCCCTACAGGCTACTATTTTGGGCCCTGTGCAACTACAGGAGATTTGTCTG ACAAGGCTGATGATCCAATGGGTAATTTCCGAAACACACTTCTCACTGGCTGGAAGGTCTtcccagtgttcgaattatgtcaaagcttatggggggGTTCCCTAACCAAGCCCCCCCATCATTATAGGGTTGCTGTGATTTCACAAGGTAAGAtttga